The stretch of DNA CTCGCGCAGCTGGGGGTCGCGAGCGGCACCCAGGATGACCGCGAGCTCGCGGGTGGAGTTCGCGGGCGTGCGCTTGGCCAGGACGGTGGAGGCGAACTCCACCGACGTGTCGCGGGTGATGAGGGACATCAGCCCGGCGACGTCGAGGTCGGCGAGCTTTCCGACCGTCTCCAGCCAGCGCTCGATGTGGTGGTTCAAGGCCTCGCGCAGCAGGTCGTCGATCGTGGCGAAGTAGTAGGTCGTGGTGGCTGCCGGCAGCCCGGCCGCCGCGGCCACCGCCCGATGCGTGACAGCGCGTGAACCGCCCTCCACGAAGAGGTCGACCGCGGCCTCCAGCAGGGCCTCTCGACGCTGCCGACTCCGCTCCTGCGACAGTTGGGCCCTGGGTGCCATTCACGCAGTCTAGGGCCGATGTGACGGCCAGGATGGCCGACTCGGGCAGTCAGGCCCACCAGGTGTCGGCGTCGAGCAGCCAGTGGTGCCGCATCGACAGGGCGCGCTCGACGATCGCGGCGACCGCGAGCGTGAGCACCGTCGCTCCCGTCCCGCCGAGCTCGACCGGCGAGTCGAAGCTCCAGCCCAGCCACTCGGCCACCTCGGCCCCGTGCGTGACGGTGTCCAGCAGGCTCATCGCGGCGACCACGAGCCCCACGACCAGGACCACCACGGCCGCCCGGGCCATGAGCGCGCTCAGCACGGGTCGTCGCTGGGCGAGGCGCTGCCGCCAGGCCTCGGCCATCTTCGGGTGCGGGCTCAGCGGCAGCTCGGCGCCGGTCGCGAGCACGAGGTGCGCGCGCTTCACCCCGTAGAACGTGGTGGCGAACTCGATGCGGCCGCCGGGCACGGGGAACGCCGCCGGCGCCTTCGCCACGGCCGTCCGGCGGCCGT from Aeromicrobium phoceense encodes:
- a CDS encoding TetR/AcrR family transcriptional regulator is translated as MAPRAQLSQERSRQRREALLEAAVDLFVEGGSRAVTHRAVAAAAGLPAATTTYYFATIDDLLREALNHHIERWLETVGKLADLDVAGLMSLITRDTSVEFASTVLAKRTPANSTRELAVILGAARDPQLREAAVRALTTGQHLLEDFLHKAGIADAEGLAEDMVALIAGIALRRSAGVNPETEEPAKVVRALRNLIIGHLVEDETGTQMLQDLRDRGLSGRSDASP